The proteins below are encoded in one region of Brassica napus cultivar Da-Ae chromosome A6, Da-Ae, whole genome shotgun sequence:
- the LOC106418102 gene encoding TSA1-like protein encodes MCSVFIDERGRDPQVKERAETDISVPHAPVRAATKGLGEQKASDSTEGKDHDDHLASRKSMLDAIEREFEDISTHSSL; translated from the exons ATGTGCTCTGTATTCATTGATGAACGTGGCCGAGATCCACAAGTCAA GGAGCGTGCAGAGACTGATATATCTGTTCCACATGCTCCTGTTCGAG CTGCTACAAAAGGTCTTGGAGAGCAAAAGGCTAGTGATTCAACTGAAGGCAAGGATCATGATGACCACC TGGCAAGTAGGAAAAGTATGCTTGATGCTATTGAACGTGAGTTTGAAGATATTTCAACACATTCCTCTCTATGA